The Chanos chanos chromosome 16, fChaCha1.1, whole genome shotgun sequence genome has a window encoding:
- the plekhh3 gene encoding pleckstrin homology domain-containing family H member 3 isoform X1 has product MPLQGGCWFLCCRQGFSLLGRDHGEKEEEESFELRNKDELTFNGRGSGEVTISQPMHSANGMPSLSGVPEEKRSLIIQQNKMVQEEDPEVLVKGWLLKEVTGSWIRQRRFWFVLTADSLDYYSGPERDARRVNTLVLTSLCSVLWPDKHTYKQTGYWSLTVYGRKHCYKLFTKHFNEAVHWACAVQKVIDSKAPVDTPTLLLMRDIEENKFNPEAVEHIYERNPILRYTQSPLYAPLLPFPYGSLEHTPVSGKGYTSIREEAVRLFNCVQQLESAPEPIPLIQGLLQTCLDLRPLRDELYCQLIKQTSVSSHTHAHTRAQSNTHPQSQARLRYWQLLTCMSCTFLPSSNVLKYLRFHLKRVQSVCVDLEVESYASFICHSLEKTRCRECVPSWEEIQGLMGRQEILCTVHYPGQGCCQLPVNSHTTANEVVKKMAERLGLQDSRNTFALFEQNACWERVLAGGTIIADVMTRFENLSAKEPDSQWRLCFKLYCLLDTDNISTDSIEYLFLYEQCHEMVIRGQLPACEDDLLSLAALRLQSLLGDFSTLSPYPPLEQVFPSSVIEARVLLTPADPPGCPSFPGGLLAGTLWGHKRRQEKDQRLRARLREEGAVVMATVLERWKALAGYSRRDSMAAYLTIARQWSGFGCTLYEVDFYISSTGSFSQRLWLGVAASCVSLYRQGEAEALESLPIGQICSYGVSDSNTFRITAGDRDLLFETTKLTEIMQLMNAYFSATRRQLGKTDDCITMETTPKLRPSLLELPSHPV; this is encoded by the exons TCTGTCAGGTGTtcctgaggagaaaaggagtcTGATCATTCAGCAGAATAAAATGGTTCAAGAAGAGGACCCTGAAGTACTGGTCAAAG gcTGGCTGTTGAAGGAGGTGACGGGGAGCTGGATAAGACAGAGGAGGTTCTGGTTTGTGCTGACAGCCGATTCTCTGGATTACTACAGCGGTCCGGAGAGAGACGCCCGCAGAGTCAACACACTCGTACTGACCAGCCTCTGCTCTGTCCTCTGGCCTGATAAACACACGTACAAACAGACAG GTTACTGGAGTCTGACAGTGTATGGACGTAAACACTGCTATAAGCTCTTTACTAAGCACTTCAATGAGGCGGTGCACTGGGCATGTGCAGTACAGAAGGTCATTGACAGCAAGGCTCCCGTCGACACGCCCACCCTGCTCCTCATGCGGGACATAGag GAGAATAAGTTTAATCCAGAGGCTGTGGAGCATATCTATGAGCGTAACCCCATTCTGAGGTACACACAGAGTCCTCTCTACGCTCCCTTACTGCCTTTTCCCTACGGCAGTCTGGAACACACAC CTGTGAGTGGTAAGGGTTACACCAGTATCCGTGAGGAGGCGGTCCGGCTCTTTAACTGCGTTCAGCAGTTAGAATCTGCTCCTGAACCCATCCCCCTCATCCAGGGTTTACTTCAGACGTGTCTGGACCTACGTCCCCTGAGAGACGAGCTGTACTGCCAACTCATCAAACAGACCAGCGTCAGCTcccacacgcacgcgcacacgcgagcgcagtcaaacacacacccgcAGTCGCAGGCGCGTCTCAGGTACTGGCAGCTTCTCACCTGTATGAGCTGTACCTTTCTACCCAGCAGCAATGTCCTCAAGTACCTCCGCTTCCACCTGAAAAG ggtgcagagtgtgtgtgtggacctggAGGTAGAGAGCTATGCGTCGTTTATCTGTCACTCCCTGGAGAAGACGCGCTGTCGTGAGTGTGTGCCGTCCTGGGAGGAGATCCAGGGGCTGATGGGAAGGCAGGAGATCCTGTGCACTGTGCATTACCCAGGACAGGGCTGCTGTCAGCTCCCAGTTAACTCACACACTACAGCTAATGAG gtggtgaAGAAGATGGCTGAGCGGCTCGGGCTGCAGGACAGCCGTAATACGTTTGCTCTGTTTGAGCAgaatgcatgctgggaaaggGTGTTAGCGGGCGGCACCATCATAGCAGACGTGATGACCAGGTTTGAAAA tCTTTCAGCTAAAGAGCCTGATTCTCAGTGGAGACTCTGTTTCAAACTCTATTGCCTACTGGACACAGACAACATCTCTACTGACAGCATCGAATACCTCTTCCTTTAtgaacag tgtCATGAGATGGTCATCCGTGGCCAGCTGCCTGCCTGCGAGGATGACCTCCTCTCATTGGCTGCTCTGAGACTGCAAAGCCTTCTGGGAGATTTCAGCACCCTCTCTCCGTACCCTCCCCTGGAGCAAGTCTTCCCGTCCTCCGTCATCGAAGCCCGGGTCCTCCTGACACCCGCCGACCCCCCGGGCTGCCCCTCCTTCCCCGGGGGCCTCTTGGCGGGGACCCTGTGGGGCCACAAACGCCGTCAGGAGAAAGACCAGCGCCTGCGCGCCCGGCTGAGGGAGGAAGGGGCCGTCGTCATGGCAACCGTCCTGGAGCGCTGGAAAGCTTTGGCTGGCTACAGCAGGAGAGATAGCATGGCTGCCTACCTCACCATAGCGCGCCAGTGGTCAGGGTTCGGTTGCACTCTCTACGAAGTGGACTTCTATATA AGCTCGACGGGCAGTTTCTCTCAGAGGCTTTGGCTTGGCGTGGCTGcttcctgtgtctctctgtatcgTCAGGGCGAAGCTGAAGCCCTAGAGTCTCTTCCTATTGGTCAGATCTGTTCCTACGGCGTTTCCGACAGCAACACCTTCAGGATCACCGCTGGCGACAGAGACCTGCTTTTTGAGACCACCAAG ctgaCTGAGATCATGCAGTTGATGAATGCCTATTTCAGTGCCACCCGACGCCAACTGGGCAAGACAGATGACtgcatcaccatggaaaccaccCCCAAGCTCCGCCCCTCCCTGCTAGAGCTGCCCAGTCACCCGGTGTGA
- the plekhh3 gene encoding pleckstrin homology domain-containing family H member 3 isoform X2, which translates to MPLQGGCWFLCCRQGFSLLGRDHGEKEEEESFELRNKDELTFNGRPGSGEVTISQPMHSANGMPSLSGVPEEKRSLIIQQNKMVQEEDPEVLVKGWLLKEVTGSWIRQRRFWFVLTADSLDYYSGPERDARRVNTLVLTSLCSVLWPDKHTYKQTGYWSLTVYGRKHCYKLFTKHFNEAVHWACAVQKVIDSKAPVDTPTLLLMRDIEENKFNPEAVEHIYERNPILRYTQSPLYAPLLPFPYGSLEHTPVSGKGYTSIREEAVRLFNCVQQLESAPEPIPLIQGLLQTCLDLRPLRDELYCQLIKQTSVSSHTHAHTRAQSNTHPQSQARLRYWQLLTCMSCTFLPSSNVLKYLRFHLKRVQSVCVDLEVESYASFICHSLEKTRCRECVPSWEEIQGLMGRQEILCTVHYPGQGCCQLPVNSHTTANEVVKKMAERLGLQDSRNTFALFEQNACWERVLAGGTIIADVMTRFENLSAKEPDSQWRLCFKLYCLLDTDNISTDSIEYLFLYEQCHEMVIRGQLPACEDDLLSLAALRLQSLLGDFSTLSPYPPLEQVFPSSVIEARVLLTPADPPGCPSFPGGLLAGTLWGHKRRQEKDQRLRARLREEGAVVMATVLERWKALAGYSRRDSMAAYLTIARQWSGFGCTLYEVDFYISSTGSFSQRLWLGVAASCVSLYRQGEAEALESLPIGQICSYGVSDSNTFRITAGDRDLLFETTKLTEIMQLMNAYFSATRRQLGKTDDCITMETTPKLRPSLLELPSHPV; encoded by the exons TCTGTCAGGTGTtcctgaggagaaaaggagtcTGATCATTCAGCAGAATAAAATGGTTCAAGAAGAGGACCCTGAAGTACTGGTCAAAG gcTGGCTGTTGAAGGAGGTGACGGGGAGCTGGATAAGACAGAGGAGGTTCTGGTTTGTGCTGACAGCCGATTCTCTGGATTACTACAGCGGTCCGGAGAGAGACGCCCGCAGAGTCAACACACTCGTACTGACCAGCCTCTGCTCTGTCCTCTGGCCTGATAAACACACGTACAAACAGACAG GTTACTGGAGTCTGACAGTGTATGGACGTAAACACTGCTATAAGCTCTTTACTAAGCACTTCAATGAGGCGGTGCACTGGGCATGTGCAGTACAGAAGGTCATTGACAGCAAGGCTCCCGTCGACACGCCCACCCTGCTCCTCATGCGGGACATAGag GAGAATAAGTTTAATCCAGAGGCTGTGGAGCATATCTATGAGCGTAACCCCATTCTGAGGTACACACAGAGTCCTCTCTACGCTCCCTTACTGCCTTTTCCCTACGGCAGTCTGGAACACACAC CTGTGAGTGGTAAGGGTTACACCAGTATCCGTGAGGAGGCGGTCCGGCTCTTTAACTGCGTTCAGCAGTTAGAATCTGCTCCTGAACCCATCCCCCTCATCCAGGGTTTACTTCAGACGTGTCTGGACCTACGTCCCCTGAGAGACGAGCTGTACTGCCAACTCATCAAACAGACCAGCGTCAGCTcccacacgcacgcgcacacgcgagcgcagtcaaacacacacccgcAGTCGCAGGCGCGTCTCAGGTACTGGCAGCTTCTCACCTGTATGAGCTGTACCTTTCTACCCAGCAGCAATGTCCTCAAGTACCTCCGCTTCCACCTGAAAAG ggtgcagagtgtgtgtgtggacctggAGGTAGAGAGCTATGCGTCGTTTATCTGTCACTCCCTGGAGAAGACGCGCTGTCGTGAGTGTGTGCCGTCCTGGGAGGAGATCCAGGGGCTGATGGGAAGGCAGGAGATCCTGTGCACTGTGCATTACCCAGGACAGGGCTGCTGTCAGCTCCCAGTTAACTCACACACTACAGCTAATGAG gtggtgaAGAAGATGGCTGAGCGGCTCGGGCTGCAGGACAGCCGTAATACGTTTGCTCTGTTTGAGCAgaatgcatgctgggaaaggGTGTTAGCGGGCGGCACCATCATAGCAGACGTGATGACCAGGTTTGAAAA tCTTTCAGCTAAAGAGCCTGATTCTCAGTGGAGACTCTGTTTCAAACTCTATTGCCTACTGGACACAGACAACATCTCTACTGACAGCATCGAATACCTCTTCCTTTAtgaacag tgtCATGAGATGGTCATCCGTGGCCAGCTGCCTGCCTGCGAGGATGACCTCCTCTCATTGGCTGCTCTGAGACTGCAAAGCCTTCTGGGAGATTTCAGCACCCTCTCTCCGTACCCTCCCCTGGAGCAAGTCTTCCCGTCCTCCGTCATCGAAGCCCGGGTCCTCCTGACACCCGCCGACCCCCCGGGCTGCCCCTCCTTCCCCGGGGGCCTCTTGGCGGGGACCCTGTGGGGCCACAAACGCCGTCAGGAGAAAGACCAGCGCCTGCGCGCCCGGCTGAGGGAGGAAGGGGCCGTCGTCATGGCAACCGTCCTGGAGCGCTGGAAAGCTTTGGCTGGCTACAGCAGGAGAGATAGCATGGCTGCCTACCTCACCATAGCGCGCCAGTGGTCAGGGTTCGGTTGCACTCTCTACGAAGTGGACTTCTATATA AGCTCGACGGGCAGTTTCTCTCAGAGGCTTTGGCTTGGCGTGGCTGcttcctgtgtctctctgtatcgTCAGGGCGAAGCTGAAGCCCTAGAGTCTCTTCCTATTGGTCAGATCTGTTCCTACGGCGTTTCCGACAGCAACACCTTCAGGATCACCGCTGGCGACAGAGACCTGCTTTTTGAGACCACCAAG ctgaCTGAGATCATGCAGTTGATGAATGCCTATTTCAGTGCCACCCGACGCCAACTGGGCAAGACAGATGACtgcatcaccatggaaaccaccCCCAAGCTCCGCCCCTCCCTGCTAGAGCTGCCCAGTCACCCGGTGTGA